The Thermovirga sp. DNA window GAAGGTGAACTTGATCTTCTTCCCATGCCGGAAATCGAGTATCGGGTGTTCATGGATGAGATCCATGATCACGCATCCCTCCCTTGCTATGTGGAATTCTGTTTACGGAAAAGGAGACTTCTCCCGTCTCGCCTTTTCGAGTCCTTCCTGTTTCATTCCGAGAAATCAATGGCAAATATATCATACTTCAGTGCCGAGTTTGATCAGAGACCTTGTATCATTTTACTGCTCTATCATCGATCCGGCCCCGTATCGGGTTCTCTGATATATTTAGTCCTCGCTTCACCAGGGTCCACTGCTTCACTCAGGAATAAAGCCCCTAACAAGGCAACCGACCCGCCCCTGATAAAAGCGTTCAAGGAGGAGGGTATCCGCGACTCGGCAAGGTCCTGGTGCAAATGAGGGTCTTCATCGGCCACGGTGAAATGGGTGGAGTTCATACCCTCCATTGTAACCAGGTCATCCACGGGCATAATGCCCGGTGGGGAGGCGATAAGGGGGAACCTTCTTTCACCCTTGATGATGGAAAAATAAACCTGGCCCTTTCTCGCCCTGATCAGGGGAATCAGTAACCTCACGCCGTCCAGGAAGGGTGCACCCAGGGCCAAGAGGGAACTGATCGGCACAACCTTTTTGCCTGCGCCTTCTGCCAGGGCGCAGGCATAAGAAAGCCCCACCTTTATTCCTGTGAATGACCCTGGTCCCACTGTCACGGCGACGGCATCCAGGGAAACAGGGGCCAGCGCCGTTCTCTCCAGGGCATCTTCGACAAGGATAGGGAGGAGGGAGGACTGCTTCCTTCCCACAAAATAGTTGACGTCAACGGTGACGGCGCCATCCAAAAAAAGCCCGACCCCGGTCCAGCCCGTGGAACAGTCGATACCCAGTACTTTCATCCCTCGGCCTCCCGGCGCTCGGCGCAAAACCAGGAAAAGAACTGCCCCAGATGCTCGCAGGCGGTTTCTCCTTCGCAGGTGATTTTCACAAGGCGGATATTATGCCCTTCGGTTCCCCGGGGTGGGCCTACCGGCATGGCAAGCTTGACCGTCCAGGTTTCCGACGGTTTTCCACCATCCCAGTTTTCCGGCCATTCGAGAAGCACGATAAACCCTTCCCGCACATATTCCTCGAGCGATAGCTCCATCGATGCGTTATTTTCAATTCTATAAAGATCAACATGCGCAATGGGGATATCACCCTTGTACTCGTTGATCAATGTGAAGGAGGGGCTCCTTACAACGTCACGGCTAATCCTCGAAGCAAAACCCCTGACGAATTCGGTCTTGCCCGCTCCCAAGGTTCCGGAAACAAAAACCACCAGGCCTGGGAAGGAATAGAGCGAAAGGCACCCCGCGAAGGTTTTCGTATCCTCGGGGCTCATCGAAAGGAAGCTGAACCCGCATTTTTGCCTCCGGATCGAGTCGTCCATGAAGATCATGGCTCAACCTTTCGGTAAGCCACCGGCAACCGGGCCATCGCCGAGGGAAGAGCAAGAGCAATCTCGCTGGCGGTAATTCCATGGGGTCCTTTCTCATTTTGCAATAATTCGCCGGCTGAGCCATGGACAAAGGCGGCCGCAGCGGCCGCGTCGAAAGCGCTGAGGCCCCTGGCCAGGAAAGCCCCCACCAATCCTGAAAGAACATCCCCTGATCCAGGAACGGAAAGGCCCGGGACAATATGGGGATTCACCCTGGTCCTTTTGCCGTCGGAAATCAGCGAGCAGGGTCCCTTGAGAAGGGTCACGCCGAATCTCGAGGATAGCGTCAGGGCCGACTTGAGTCGGTATCGCCCCACCCGCGCTCTCTCCATGGACAGCAAAGCCCCCGCCTCGCCCTCATGGGGTGTGATCACCGTATCGGCGCTTCTTGGTTCGAAGTCATCACAACGGACAAGCGAGTGAAGGGCATCGCCGT harbors:
- the tsaB gene encoding tRNA (adenosine(37)-N6)-threonylcarbamoyltransferase complex dimerization subunit type 1 TsaB; the encoded protein is MKVLGIDCSTGWTGVGLFLDGAVTVDVNYFVGRKQSSLLPILVEDALERTALAPVSLDAVAVTVGPGSFTGIKVGLSYACALAEGAGKKVVPISSLLALGAPFLDGVRLLIPLIRARKGQVYFSIIKGERRFPLIASPPGIMPVDDLVTMEGMNSTHFTVADEDPHLHQDLAESRIPSSLNAFIRGGSVALLGALFLSEAVDPGEARTKYIREPDTGPDR
- the tsaE gene encoding tRNA (adenosine(37)-N6)-threonylcarbamoyltransferase complex ATPase subunit type 1 TsaE, producing the protein MIFMDDSIRRQKCGFSFLSMSPEDTKTFAGCLSLYSFPGLVVFVSGTLGAGKTEFVRGFASRISRDVVRSPSFTLINEYKGDIPIAHVDLYRIENNASMELSLEEYVREGFIVLLEWPENWDGGKPSETWTVKLAMPVGPPRGTEGHNIRLVKITCEGETACEHLGQFFSWFCAERREAEG